The Merismopedia glauca CCAP 1448/3 genome window below encodes:
- a CDS encoding competence/damage-inducible protein A — protein sequence MSAEIICVGTELLLGDILNSNAQYLAKQLASLGIPHYNQTVVGDNPERIKQVIEIASTRASILIFTGGLGPTPDDLTTETIAEFFGVPLVEHPEVIEDITQKYARRGRVMTVSNRKQALQPQGADVLPNPLGTAPGMIWQPRPGLTILTFPGVPREMYRMWSDTAIPYLKSQGWGEKVIYSRMLRFWGVAESVLAEKVGELLNSTNPTVAPYAGKGEVKLRVAAYAASEAEAMAQITPIEAQIKAIAGLDFYGADGDSLASVVGNLLTEAKQTLSVAESCTGGGLGQLLTTISGSSDYFQGGVISYDNQVKISVLEVNPQDLNQFGAVSPQVAEQMALGVKKLLKTDWALSITGVAGPTGSTETKPVGLVYIGLASPDASLKTFSYNLGVEQDREWIRQLSSCHALDRLRRQLLLSSKAK from the coding sequence ATGAGTGCTGAAATAATTTGCGTGGGAACCGAGTTACTTTTGGGTGATATTCTTAACAGCAATGCCCAGTATTTAGCCAAACAACTCGCTAGTTTGGGGATTCCTCACTACAATCAAACTGTAGTTGGGGACAATCCAGAGAGAATTAAACAGGTAATCGAAATTGCTAGTACTCGCGCTTCCATTTTAATCTTTACTGGTGGTTTGGGGCCAACCCCCGACGATCTGACTACCGAAACCATTGCAGAATTTTTTGGTGTACCTTTGGTGGAACATCCCGAAGTTATAGAGGATATTACCCAAAAATATGCCCGCAGAGGGCGAGTTATGACGGTGAGTAACCGCAAACAAGCTTTACAGCCTCAAGGTGCAGATGTTTTACCTAACCCTTTGGGAACTGCACCAGGAATGATTTGGCAACCTCGTCCTGGTCTAACTATTTTAACTTTCCCTGGCGTTCCCAGAGAAATGTATAGAATGTGGTCTGATACGGCGATTCCATATCTCAAAAGCCAAGGATGGGGTGAAAAAGTTATTTATAGCCGAATGCTGCGGTTTTGGGGAGTTGCTGAGTCGGTTTTGGCTGAAAAAGTTGGGGAGTTGCTGAATTCTACGAATCCTACTGTTGCGCCTTATGCTGGTAAAGGAGAGGTAAAGTTGCGGGTAGCAGCTTATGCGGCTTCTGAAGCTGAAGCAATGGCACAAATTACCCCTATAGAAGCACAAATTAAGGCGATCGCTGGTCTAGATTTTTATGGTGCTGATGGTGATTCTTTGGCTTCAGTTGTGGGTAACTTATTAACAGAGGCAAAACAAACCCTCAGCGTGGCAGAATCTTGCACTGGCGGAGGTTTAGGACAGCTATTAACTACCATTTCTGGCAGTTCTGATTACTTTCAAGGTGGCGTAATATCTTACGATAACCAAGTTAAAATCTCTGTTTTAGAGGTTAATCCCCAAGATTTAAATCAATTCGGTGCAGTTAGCCCTCAAGTAGCTGAGCAAATGGCTTTAGGAGTCAAAAAACTGTTGAAGACAGATTGGGCGCTGAGCATTACTGGTGTCGCAGGACCAACTGGAAGTACAGAAACCAAACCTGTGGGATTAGTTTACATCGGTTTGGCTAGTCCTGATGCTTCTTTGAAAACATTTAGCTACAATTTAGGAGTAGAACAAGATCGAGAGTGGATTCGTCAACTT